A stretch of the Mesorhizobium sp. Pch-S genome encodes the following:
- a CDS encoding ABC transporter ATP-binding protein, with protein MFAKVFEWFETRYSPIALAEERQPPMGLWNFFRYFIMQFRAGFAMRMLFVAAGAIVDAMLPIFVGIIVGLLASSDPRSFFTEHGTTLVVMAGVVFLRPLTIVLDALVRNHAIAPNFIDLIRWQSHWHVTRQDWTFFQNDFAGRIGTKVMQSGDSIEIAVNLTIDTVWYAVVFVIVAITVLAQFDVTLVAAIAVWLVLYGLLLRYCMPLIARRSTDLSEEWSVMSGRIVDSYTNILTLKTFSTGEHEDRYVSQAVLKHAQTFYRLMRVFTGMWSALFVMNASLLVAISWLALARWSTGGMSAAAVATAIPFALQIAGISYRILDAGGNIFRQIGTAANSMTTIARPIRMFDAPGAEALQVTRGAIELDRVNFNYGRKDGKGGLIENLSLKIAPGERVGIVGRSGAGKSTLVNLLLRLYDVQDGRVLIDGQDVRDVTQESVRAAIGFVSQDTSLLHRSVRENLKYGRQDATDADISRVVDAAQVADVVAGLVDREGRYGFDAHVGERGVKLSGGQRQRIAIARVVLKDAPILILDEATSALDSEVEAAIQENLYRLMEGKTVIAIAHRLSTIAAMDRLVVMDQGRIIEQGSHDELVARGGIYAQLWQRQSGGFLLRDDPAQEPAAVTNAGLTEEAAER; from the coding sequence ATGTTCGCCAAGGTTTTCGAGTGGTTTGAGACCCGCTACTCGCCCATTGCGCTGGCTGAAGAGCGTCAGCCGCCAATGGGGCTGTGGAACTTTTTCCGCTATTTCATCATGCAGTTCCGCGCCGGTTTCGCGATGCGCATGCTGTTCGTCGCTGCAGGCGCGATCGTGGACGCGATGCTGCCGATCTTCGTCGGCATCATTGTCGGCCTGCTGGCGAGTTCCGACCCGCGCAGCTTCTTCACGGAGCATGGAACGACACTTGTCGTCATGGCCGGCGTTGTCTTCCTGCGGCCGCTCACTATCGTGCTCGACGCGCTCGTGCGCAACCACGCGATCGCCCCCAACTTCATCGATCTCATCCGTTGGCAGAGTCATTGGCATGTCACGCGGCAGGACTGGACGTTCTTCCAGAATGACTTCGCCGGCCGCATTGGCACCAAGGTCATGCAGAGCGGCGATTCCATCGAGATCGCCGTCAACCTGACCATCGATACCGTCTGGTATGCAGTGGTGTTCGTGATCGTTGCCATCACCGTGCTGGCGCAGTTCGACGTCACGCTCGTCGCGGCGATCGCTGTCTGGCTGGTGCTCTATGGTCTGCTGCTCAGATACTGCATGCCGCTGATCGCGCGGCGCTCGACGGACCTTTCGGAAGAATGGTCGGTGATGAGCGGCCGCATCGTCGACAGCTACACCAACATCCTGACGTTGAAGACGTTCTCGACCGGCGAACATGAGGACAGATATGTTTCACAGGCCGTGCTGAAACACGCCCAGACATTCTACCGGCTGATGCGCGTGTTCACCGGCATGTGGTCGGCCCTGTTCGTCATGAACGCCAGCCTGCTCGTTGCGATCAGCTGGCTGGCGCTGGCGCGCTGGAGCACGGGCGGGATGAGTGCCGCAGCCGTGGCTACAGCCATTCCTTTTGCATTGCAGATTGCGGGTATCTCATACCGGATACTGGACGCCGGTGGGAACATCTTCCGCCAGATCGGGACGGCCGCCAACTCGATGACCACGATCGCCAGGCCGATCAGAATGTTCGACGCGCCCGGCGCCGAAGCATTGCAGGTGACCAGGGGCGCGATCGAACTCGACCGGGTCAACTTCAACTACGGGCGCAAGGATGGAAAGGGCGGTCTTATCGAAAACCTGTCGCTGAAAATCGCGCCGGGCGAGCGGGTGGGGATCGTCGGGCGATCAGGCGCCGGTAAATCGACATTGGTGAACCTGTTGCTGCGTCTCTACGACGTTCAGGACGGCCGCGTCCTGATCGACGGTCAGGATGTGCGCGACGTGACGCAGGAGAGCGTCCGTGCGGCGATCGGATTCGTCAGCCAGGATACCTCGCTGCTGCATCGCTCCGTGCGCGAGAACCTGAAATACGGACGCCAGGACGCCACGGATGCCGACATCTCGCGGGTGGTGGATGCAGCCCAGGTGGCCGATGTCGTCGCCGGCCTGGTCGACCGCGAGGGACGATACGGCTTCGATGCCCATGTCGGCGAGCGTGGGGTGAAGCTCTCCGGCGGGCAGCGCCAGCGCATCGCCATCGCGCGGGTGGTGCTGAAGGACGCGCCGATCCTGATCCTCGACGAAGCAACCTCGGCGCTGGATTCCGAGGTCGAGGCGGCGATCCAGGAGAACCTCTATCGCCTGATGGAGGGCAAGACGGTGATCGCCATCGCTCACCGGCTCTCGACCATCGCGGCGATGGATCGGCTGGTGGTGATGGACCAGGGCCGTATCATCGAGCAAGGCTCTCACGATGAGCTGGTTGCCAGGGGTGGCATCTATGCTCAACTCTGGCAGCGCCAGTCGGGCGGGTTCCTGCTGCGCGACGATCCCGCACAGGAACCCGCCGCCGTCACGAATGCGGGATTGACCGAAGAGGCAGCGGAGCGATGA
- a CDS encoding ABC transporter ATP-binding protein, with the protein MTSERFRDRIWRSVEGAIDPFSDTDREVLPADAWRFILYFANQAKGAFVLLLITGGLAGAVDAAMYWSVGWLIDLLDKSSPATLLADHWPALVGLLLLILVVRAVIMIASAVVEQQVVVPGFYSMVRWQAFRRVIQQPYGFYQNDFAGRIATKIMQGGEAVGDFIINVLQTMWSFLTFLILAITILMSLDPLMGVVVALWFAGYAAIVWFLLPEMRRAGRETADQRSVFNGRLVDAFTNIVAVKLFDSGKREHAYIRDGLEGFLTAVVRLTRAITTVRSSVAILNGIMMSLIAVIAVMNWTSGHISTGAIAAALGLVFRLNQMSGWMMFNINGLVRNYATVQDATRTISVTPAIRDAEDAAVLPRASGDIRFENVSFHYGKEGGVIDNLNLHIRPGERVAIVGPSGAGKTTIVNLMLRLFDVEKGRILIDGRDIRELTQASLRAQFGVVSQEAMLMHRSIRDNIGYGREGASEAEIVEAATRAAAHDFIVHVEDPRGRKGYEAQVGERGVKLSGGQRQRVAIARMMLKDAPILILDEATSALDSEVEAAIQDNLYQLMEGKTVIAIAHRLSTIAALDRLVVMDKGRIVEEGTHEELVAADGLYSRLWKRQSGGFLFSGDDSLDAASAAE; encoded by the coding sequence GTGACCAGCGAACGTTTCCGTGATCGCATCTGGCGCTCCGTCGAAGGTGCCATCGACCCGTTCAGCGATACGGATCGTGAAGTGCTGCCGGCGGATGCCTGGCGCTTCATTCTCTACTTTGCCAATCAGGCCAAGGGCGCCTTCGTGCTGTTGCTCATCACCGGCGGCCTGGCCGGTGCGGTGGATGCGGCGATGTACTGGTCGGTGGGCTGGCTGATCGACCTGCTCGACAAGTCTTCGCCCGCCACCCTGCTTGCCGATCACTGGCCGGCGCTGGTTGGACTGCTGTTGCTGATCCTCGTCGTGCGTGCCGTCATCATGATCGCTTCGGCGGTGGTCGAACAGCAGGTGGTGGTGCCCGGCTTCTATTCGATGGTGCGCTGGCAGGCGTTCCGGCGCGTGATCCAGCAGCCTTATGGTTTCTACCAGAACGATTTCGCCGGCCGCATTGCGACCAAGATCATGCAGGGCGGCGAAGCCGTCGGCGATTTCATCATCAATGTGCTGCAGACGATGTGGTCGTTCCTGACCTTCCTGATCCTGGCCATCACCATCCTGATGTCGCTGGATCCCCTGATGGGCGTCGTCGTGGCGTTGTGGTTCGCAGGCTATGCCGCCATCGTCTGGTTCCTGTTGCCGGAAATGCGACGTGCCGGCCGTGAGACCGCCGACCAGCGCTCGGTTTTCAATGGGCGGCTGGTCGACGCTTTCACCAACATCGTCGCGGTCAAGCTGTTCGACAGTGGCAAGCGCGAGCACGCCTATATCCGCGACGGGCTGGAAGGCTTCCTGACCGCGGTGGTGCGGCTGACACGGGCGATCACCACGGTGCGTTCCTCGGTCGCCATCCTCAATGGCATCATGATGAGCCTGATCGCCGTCATCGCTGTCATGAACTGGACGTCGGGCCACATCTCGACCGGCGCGATCGCCGCAGCACTCGGCCTCGTATTCCGGCTGAACCAGATGTCGGGCTGGATGATGTTCAACATCAATGGGCTGGTGCGCAACTACGCCACCGTGCAGGACGCCACCCGCACGATCTCCGTGACACCGGCTATCCGCGATGCCGAGGACGCTGCGGTGCTGCCGCGCGCCAGTGGCGACATTCGTTTCGAAAATGTCTCTTTCCACTATGGCAAGGAAGGCGGCGTCATCGACAATCTGAACCTGCATATCCGTCCGGGCGAACGCGTGGCGATCGTCGGACCTTCGGGGGCCGGCAAGACGACGATCGTCAACCTGATGCTGCGGCTGTTCGATGTGGAAAAGGGCCGCATCCTGATCGACGGCCGCGATATCCGCGAGCTGACCCAGGCTTCGCTGCGCGCGCAGTTCGGCGTGGTCAGCCAGGAAGCAATGCTGATGCATCGCTCGATCCGCGACAACATCGGCTATGGCCGCGAGGGCGCCTCCGAAGCGGAGATCGTGGAGGCGGCCACGCGCGCTGCCGCGCACGACTTCATCGTCCATGTCGAGGACCCGCGTGGTCGCAAGGGATACGAGGCCCAGGTCGGCGAACGCGGTGTCAAGCTTTCCGGCGGACAGCGGCAACGCGTGGCGATCGCCCGCATGATGTTGAAGGATGCTCCGATCCTCATCCTCGACGAGGCGACCTCGGCACTCGATTCGGAGGTCGAAGCGGCGATCCAGGACAATCTCTACCAGTTGATGGAGGGCAAGACCGTGATTGCGATCGCGCATCGGCTGTCCACCATCGCCGCCCTCGATCGTCTGGTGGTCATGGACAAGGGCCGAATCGTCGAAGAAGGGACCCACGAGGAACTGGTCGCCGCCGACGGCCTTTATTCGCGGTTGTGGAAGCGGCAGTCGGGCGGTTTCCTGTTTAGCGGCGACGACTCACTGGACGCCGCAAGCGCGGCGGAGTGA
- a CDS encoding DUF6665 family protein: MTLRPPSGYSGSSSGLLAEAMFDALGHEVLAEKAAALGRAGERAEKALLRLKNHTGDEADRAKLLKETAGFVYAWFIQRELCGFRRHDAVIRDLQIPREVLVRLGAA; encoded by the coding sequence ATGACACTTAGGCCGCCATCGGGTTACTCGGGCTCCTCCAGCGGTTTACTGGCCGAGGCGATGTTCGATGCGCTGGGGCACGAGGTGCTGGCGGAGAAGGCCGCCGCGCTTGGCAGAGCGGGTGAGCGGGCCGAAAAAGCACTGTTGCGGCTTAAAAACCATACCGGCGACGAGGCAGACAGGGCGAAGTTGCTCAAGGAGACGGCTGGTTTCGTCTATGCCTGGTTCATCCAGCGTGAATTGTGCGGTTTTCGACGCCATGACGCGGTGATCCGTGACCTTCAGATACCCCGCGAAGTGCTTGTCAGGCTGGGGGCGGCATAG
- the petA gene encoding ubiquinol-cytochrome c reductase iron-sulfur subunit, which yields MSATDENHDPNRRDFLYIATGMAGVVGAASVAWPFIDQMRPDASTLALASVEVDVSSLTPGMSLTVKWRGKPVFIRNRTPEEVQAAQEVKLEQLKDPLARNANLPSDATANDIDRSAGKGKENWLVMIGVCTHLGCIPLGQQGEYGGWFCPCHGSVYDTAGRIRQGPAPENMAVPVFSFISDTKIRVG from the coding sequence GTGAGCGCAACCGACGAAAACCATGATCCCAATCGCCGTGATTTTCTTTACATAGCCACCGGCATGGCCGGCGTGGTTGGCGCGGCTTCTGTCGCCTGGCCGTTCATCGATCAGATGCGTCCGGATGCTTCCACGCTGGCGCTGGCTTCAGTCGAGGTGGATGTGTCCTCGCTGACGCCTGGCATGTCCCTGACGGTGAAGTGGCGTGGCAAGCCCGTGTTCATCCGCAACCGCACACCGGAAGAAGTGCAGGCTGCGCAGGAGGTCAAGCTCGAACAGCTGAAAGACCCGCTTGCACGCAACGCCAACCTTCCTTCGGATGCCACAGCCAACGACATTGATCGTTCCGCTGGCAAGGGCAAGGAAAACTGGCTGGTGATGATCGGCGTGTGCACCCACCTCGGCTGTATCCCACTTGGCCAGCAGGGTGAATATGGTGGCTGGTTCTGCCCGTGCCACGGCTCGGTCTACGACACGGCGGGCCGTATCCGCCAGGGACCGGCACCCGAGAACATGGCCGTTCCGGTCTTTTCATTCATCTCCGATACCAAGATCCGCGTCGGCTGA
- a CDS encoding cytochrome b N-terminal domain-containing protein, with protein sequence MSEGHSTYTPTTGLGRWFDARMPLPRLVYDSFIAYPVPRNLNYMWTFGGILSIMLVSQIITGIVLAMHYVSDTSLAFGSVEKIMRDVNSGWLLRYMHSNGASFFFIAVYLHIFRGLYYGSYKAPRELLWVLGCIIYLLMMATGFMGYVLPWGQMSFWGATVITGFFTAIPLVGDWIQQLLLGGFAVDNPTLNRFFALHYLLPFMIAGVVVLHVWALHVTGQNNPTGIEVKSKTDTVAFTPYATVKDALGMVVFLLVFAYFIFYMPNYLGHPDNYTVADPLKTPAHIVPEWYFLPFYAILRAITFNIGPIDSKLGGVLAMFGAIAMLFILPWLDTSKVRSAVYRPWYKLFFWLFTANAIFLGWLGSKPAEGWYIPAMQGSTLFYFAFFLVVLPVLGLIETPRRLPNSITEAVLEKNKAGSGHPAGATAAPETKG encoded by the coding sequence ATGAGCGAGGGACACTCGACCTATACGCCAACGACCGGTCTTGGACGCTGGTTCGACGCACGCATGCCGCTGCCGCGGCTCGTCTATGACTCCTTCATCGCCTATCCGGTGCCGCGCAACCTGAACTACATGTGGACGTTCGGTGGCATCCTGTCGATCATGCTGGTGTCGCAGATCATCACCGGTATCGTGCTGGCGATGCATTATGTCTCCGATACGAGCCTCGCCTTCGGTTCGGTCGAGAAGATCATGCGCGACGTCAACAGCGGTTGGCTCCTGCGCTACATGCACTCCAACGGCGCGTCGTTCTTCTTCATCGCCGTCTACCTGCACATCTTCCGCGGTCTGTACTACGGTTCCTACAAGGCTCCGCGCGAGTTGCTGTGGGTGCTCGGCTGCATCATCTATCTGCTGATGATGGCGACCGGTTTCATGGGTTATGTGCTGCCGTGGGGCCAGATGTCCTTCTGGGGCGCTACCGTCATCACCGGCTTCTTCACCGCCATTCCGTTGGTCGGCGACTGGATCCAGCAGCTTCTCCTCGGCGGCTTCGCGGTCGATAATCCGACGCTGAACCGCTTCTTTGCACTGCACTACCTGCTGCCGTTCATGATCGCCGGCGTCGTTGTGCTGCACGTCTGGGCGCTGCACGTCACCGGACAGAACAACCCGACCGGCATCGAGGTGAAGTCGAAAACCGACACCGTCGCCTTCACGCCTTACGCGACCGTCAAGGATGCGCTCGGCATGGTCGTGTTCCTTCTGGTGTTCGCCTACTTCATCTTCTACATGCCGAACTATCTCGGCCATCCGGACAACTACACGGTTGCCGATCCGCTGAAGACGCCGGCCCACATCGTTCCGGAATGGTACTTCCTGCCGTTCTACGCGATCCTGCGTGCCATCACCTTCAACATCGGACCGATCGATTCGAAGCTCGGCGGCGTGCTTGCCATGTTCGGTGCCATCGCGATGCTGTTCATCCTGCCATGGCTGGATACCTCGAAAGTGCGCTCGGCGGTCTATCGCCCGTGGTACAAGCTGTTCTTCTGGCTCTTCACCGCCAATGCCATCTTCCTTGGCTGGCTCGGTTCGAAGCCGGCGGAAGGTTGGTATATTCCGGCAATGCAGGGCTCGACGCTGTTCTACTTCGCCTTCTTCCTGGTCGTCCTGCCGGTGCTCGGTCTGATCGAGACGCCGCGCCGCCTGCCCAATTCCATCACCGAAGCGGTGCTGGAAAAGAACAAGGCGGGCTCCGGACATCCCGCTGGCGCGACTGCCGCGCCGGAAACCAAGGGCTGA
- a CDS encoding cytochrome c1: MKKILISLAAVSALLVGAAAYAEEAGKAGEASHAANPTHFPIHEPKEMKWTFAGPFGTYDKAQLQRGLKVYKEVCSACHSMKLVAFRTLSDLGYSEVQVKALAASYTVQDGPNDAGEMFERPGLPSDHFPSPYPNDQAAAAANGGAVPPDMSLLAKARGLTRGFPQFVIDIFTQYAESGPDYIHALLNGYDEQPPAGMKIPEGTHYNPYFNAGVSLKMPKPISADQVTYDDGTQQTVEQYSEDVTAFLMWAAEPKLEDRKKTGFRVIVFLLLFAVLMYLTKRKVWSNVAH; encoded by the coding sequence ATGAAGAAGATTCTCATTTCGCTGGCAGCGGTTTCCGCACTGCTCGTCGGTGCGGCCGCCTACGCCGAGGAAGCCGGTAAGGCAGGTGAGGCCTCGCACGCGGCCAACCCGACCCATTTCCCGATCCACGAACCCAAGGAAATGAAGTGGACCTTCGCAGGGCCATTCGGAACCTACGACAAGGCTCAGCTGCAGCGCGGGCTCAAGGTATACAAGGAAGTCTGCTCGGCCTGCCATTCGATGAAGCTGGTGGCTTTCCGCACGCTTTCGGACCTCGGTTATTCCGAGGTGCAGGTGAAGGCGCTCGCCGCCAGCTACACCGTGCAGGACGGTCCGAACGACGCCGGCGAAATGTTCGAGCGTCCCGGCCTGCCGTCCGACCACTTCCCGTCGCCTTATCCGAATGACCAGGCGGCTGCGGCCGCCAATGGCGGCGCTGTTCCGCCGGACATGTCGCTGCTCGCCAAAGCGCGCGGCCTGACGCGCGGGTTCCCGCAATTCGTCATCGACATCTTCACGCAATATGCCGAGAGCGGGCCCGACTACATCCATGCGCTGCTCAACGGCTATGACGAGCAGCCGCCGGCCGGCATGAAGATCCCAGAGGGCACGCACTACAATCCGTACTTCAATGCGGGCGTGTCGCTGAAGATGCCGAAGCCGATTTCGGCTGATCAGGTCACCTATGACGACGGTACCCAGCAGACGGTCGAGCAGTACTCGGAAGACGTCACCGCGTTCCTGATGTGGGCGGCCGAACCGAAGCTGGAAGACCGCAAGAAGACCGGCTTCCGCGTCATCGTGTTCCTGCTGCTCTTCGCGGTTCTGATGTACCTGACCAAGCGCAAGGTCTGGTCGAACGTCGCCCACTGA